TGGCGCAGCTGTGCGCCTCCACCTTCGAAGTGTCCGACCCGCAGCAGTACACCTTATACTGGCGCAGCGGCGGCGAGATGAGGGCCCTGCCGCCTCAGGCCCAGCCCCAGGACCTGGCCAGCCACAGCGAGGGAGGCCCCTCGCTCTCCTACCTGAGGACCGACCACGACTTCAGCAAGATGCGGCGGCTCACCAGAGGTGGCGCCGTGGACCTGAGCGAGTCGGTGTGTGAGGAGTGAGTGGGAGGAGTGGAGGggggaaaggagggaggaagggaggaggaggaggaggatggatggTTGCTCtcgcttttctctctctctcttttgttctgtctctctctctctccggcgGTGTGTTGCGTCTCGTCGTGGGTCAGGACTCGTTGTGACAAACTTCAGCCCTTCTCCAGACCAGGAGCAGAACCTTTAAAACGGTCGACTCTTCCCTGAAACGGACCAACgcgcagagcagagcaggaccCAACGTAGGGACTGTTGCCAAAAAAAGTTGTACTATGTACCGCTCAGTGTGGCTGCTGGTGTAAAGGAAGTGTACTGTGTGTAATTAATGGATCTTTGgttgttatttttgaaaacatgaGCCCAGAGTTTATACCGTGAGGGGATGACATCACTCAAAACACGTGAGGAGGCTCAAATCCAAAGACAAAATCTGTGAGGCTACTGTTgcctggaaacaaaaaaacacttcctgtACGCACACGAGAAGGCAAATTGTCCAGcgtttgtgatgtgatgtaacTCCCTCTCACGGTATAGGTCCTGGGCtcaaccttaaaaaaaaaaaaaagacacttggATGTTTTTTATCGCTTCACTTTCGTGTGTAAAAGTCCGCAGATCTTCGGATTGGAGCCGTCATTGTCGAAGGGTTTTTACGGTTTTGACAAAACGAGATGTGTTAAAAAGCCAAAAGACCAAACCTCAATAccaaagtgaacaaaaaacacataaagagaggccaggagaaaaaaaacaatcaggtTTACAAGCTCCAGAGaagctttaaatgtatttttagactCACCCACAGAGAcggttttattttttgcttcGGTGAGAAGAAGCACAGACTCTCTCCTCCCCGCTCGCGTATTTCTATTAAGTGTTTTTGGCAGGTGGAGTAATGAGCGAGTAGGAGGGAAGTGATAGAAAAGCATcagctctctgtctttttttaaaaaacaacaacatcacatcGACGCACCGAGACGACCCGCAACAGATTTACTGAATGACTTGCGAATGtattaaaaaatcttttttttttttttttgaatttctttcctGGCCTGTCAGACTTTGAATCCCGTCATCTCCACCCGCTTTTCAGTTCTGCTGCTTCTTCGAGAGGACAGTCGGACcagattataaaaaaaacaccagaacCTCCTCACGGTGACTGGGtttgaatgtaaaatgtacAAAGTCACCAGCTTTCAGGTGACTCCTGCTGCAAGTCATCGCCACCAACTGACTGTTCAACAACTCAGTGTCATTACCAGTTTATCACgttgtgtatttaaaaaaaacttttaattgtttgttgGGTAGATATCAAACCTAAGTATGGATTTTTTCGACACATCTGGAGTTTTTGAATCGGCCGATGGAGGTTCGTCGGATGTGTTTTGAACATAGttgcatgctttttttttcattttaacgtGACGGTTTCTGCgaatgtgctgtgtgtgcgtgcgtgtgcgtgaaGCATGTGTTCATTGTGAGAGCTCactactttatttttctttcagtgtaaaaacacattactgTATCCTGTCAGGTAATTCAAGTATCGCAATAAAAGAGATTGCAATATCTGTCCAaggtgttgttgtttgttgtggaTGTTGTTGATTCGATGTCgaccaccagagggcagcaaataacaacaactacaaccacaactaccccacaaatgtgttgttttattcaaGGTTTGTGGTTTCTGATATTGACGTCTTCACAgagttttttatatttctgtttttttctgatattaaaggaacagtttacccaaaaatgagaGTTCAGCCGTTATCTAGTCACTGCTGATGGATGAGGTGAagttttctggagcttcacagcaaaactgtgtcgcagcgttctcctaaacaacagaagtagatggggacttgttttaaaacgtaaaaaaacaactgaaagaagaaagaaaatggcttTATACAGCTTTTTAGGCGTCTCTGGAAGCCCCCAAGATCCAAAACTGAtgtgaaaagatgttatttacacccttgacttGCGGTCAAGTTCATGCAGCAACCTCACTGTGTGCTAACgctttagcttagcagctacagtgaagatttctgctttttaaaaaaggtgtaaaaaacatattttcaaatcagtttgggatacTGGGCCTTCCAGAGACAAGGATTACATTGAACCAGCTGTATGAAACcatttttattaacttttttccagttgttaaaacaagtctccatctacttaagttgtttaggagaacgctgcatcgctgttttgctgtgaggctccagaaaacttcacctgactttccatcagcatgaggatgAGTGCATAttgagtacatttttatttttgggtgaacttttcctttaagataGCACTGCTCACTTTGCACAAGACTTACTTAGCATGTTTGATAAGATTTATTTAAAGTCTGTGTAAAGGAAATTTGAAGATTCGCTTcgaaacacaacaaacatgacGGAAAACAACTgttgaaaacatgaaaagacTGTGAAGCATGAAAACATTATTACAGAGACTGActgatcattttaaacatttcactttcactACATCCCTCAGCATATTTTGACATTCTCGTTGTTTCCGGTCAACTTTTGCTTTAATTTCATCTTTAGGCTACAATCACATAAATGTTTAatcaacaaaatgtcagaaaatagtgaaaaatataCTCTCAAATTGTGCATTTTggagtccaaaacccaaagacttccCATTAATATTAacagagaagcagcaaatcttcacatttgagaagctggaacaagaaaaataattgattgttgtcatttttttgtgtcaGGCGGCAAAATTTGATTCataacagaaatgaaagaaCTGCATTTTTGGTGAATGACCAACTCTGACGCCGATCTACGAGAGGTGAGGAGTCGACATGAAACGCTGAAACGTTTGGGTGAcgttgtttttccttttatctgACTCCACCTCCCAGTTTCTGCAGCACTCCCAGGCCTTTTTCATCGTACTCTGCCTTGCTCAGCCAGAAGGAGTCCTTGTCTTTCATGATGTTGGCCAGCACCGCTCCGCCGAGGAACACCAAGTGTTTACGCCTGGGAGGGTCCTCGATGCGGATCTTAAACTTCTACATGAACAAAGAGAGGAGACGTCAGctttgcatttctgttttattacaaaGCAAGTCTAGTTGCTATATAAACACGGGGAAAGTATCAAAACGCTCGACCCACAGAGGGATGTAAACATCTGTACTCAGAAACTTTCCCTTCAAACGAGCcctcaggacttctgtaaggttcTGATGTCACAGCTATACAGTCACAGCCGTGGTTGCAAAAAACACTGCGAGATTTGGTGGGAAAACATGGTGGGCgttgcctgctcaggcctgtgagagccgaccaatcagagcagagactGGGCCTTAAAGAAACAGGCACTAAAATAAGAGTTCAGtcattgtcttgtttgttttttcccattATGATTagttaaatatgaaaaaatggaaataatggaCCTTTAACTCTTGTACGCCGTACTATACCACctacaaaatatgttttaaaaatacaattaacTGTCAACACATGACAGGAAAACTCTTAAAACAAGTCTGAACATCAACAGATCGCAGGGGAGTAGGCAGCACTGTCTCACTCTCCAGTAAAGCAGACATATTTCTGTATATTTAAATCCTTACTGATAGTTTCTCAGTGTCTCCGTCCAGCACCCTCTCCAGGTAGAGCTGCTTGATCTCTCGCTCCAGTCTGGATGGCAGGCCGGGGTACATGGTGGTCCCTCCTGACAGAACAATGTGCTTATAGAAGTCGGCCCtgctcagaaaaaacaaatccaagACTGGAAATTagcatgttttgtttgtctcataTCTTGGTTTTATGTTAATACGGTAGCTGTGGGGTAAAAGCACAGACAGCAGTGAGGAGACTCAGACCTGAGGTCAATGTCTGCAGCCTGGATGGTGTTAAACAGCAGCTCAGCCACTCCCGCTCCCTCCACGTTGATGAGATGAGGCTGGAAGAGAGCTTCAGGGGCCCCGAACCTCTCTCCACCCACCTTCACTTGCCGGCCGTCGGGGAGCTACACCGGAGAAAGGAAGCAGCTCAGAAAAATCTCAACATCATGGTGTCAGACAGTCCCTGCTACACAGCAACAAAAGATTTTATGTGAATGTTGGCAGACATGGAAAGATCCATAATAACACCACTGACAACCCTCTCATGTTTGTACACTAATTAGAAAATTAAGCTGGAGCTAGaggccagttagcttagcttagcttaaaccATTTAACTTCATGTAAATCCACATGGTATGACTTGTTTTTCGAGCACTTCAGGAATTGGTGGGAGGATATTTTACCTTACCGTTTCCTCCtgtgtctttatgctaagctaagctaatgggCTGCTGGCTggagcttcatatttaccacaCAGGCACAACAGGCTATACCTCTACAGGACCTATATAGCCACAGACAGATACATTACCTCATAGCTGTGCATCCTGCTGATAGCTGTGTTTGAAAACTACTTTTAGTAATGCAACGCTTTTCTTCCACCCTatccagatcaagatctttaatTCAGGAAGCAGCAGCGCTggtaccacttttgtccacagggggcgccagaatcaacaaaataaGAGTCCCTCGAAGCCGCTTTAagtagattaaaataaaaaaaggctcTCTTAGGATTTTGTTCTGTATCATACTGTGAATGTCTCCACCAGGTAGGTGGTCTCCGTGGCCAGGCGCTGCTCCTGCTCGATGTTGTATCCCACGTAGCAGAGCTTCTCCTTCAACATGCGCACAGTCTCGAAGTCGGCCGTGTGGTTGAAGGCGTAGCCGCGGAGAAGCAGGAGCTGATGGT
This is a stretch of genomic DNA from Pagrus major chromosome 10, Pma_NU_1.0. It encodes these proteins:
- the LOC141003456 gene encoding actin-related protein 2 → MDSEGRKVVVCDNGTGFVKCGFAGSNFPDHIFPAMVGRPIIRSTTKVGNIEIKDLMVGEEASECRSMLEVAYPMENGMVRCWDDMLHLWDHTFGPDRLNIDPTECKILLTEPPMNPTKNREKIAEVMFEKYQFHGIYVAIQAVLTLYAQGLLTGVVVDSGDGVTHICPVYEGFSLPHLTRRLDIAGRDITRYLIKLLLLRGYAFNHTADFETVRMLKEKLCYVGYNIEQEQRLATETTYLVETFTLPDGRQVKVGGERFGAPEALFQPHLINVEGAGVAELLFNTIQAADIDLRADFYKHIVLSGGTTMYPGLPSRLEREIKQLYLERVLDGDTEKLSKFKIRIEDPPRRKHLVFLGGAVLANIMKDKDSFWLSKAEYDEKGLGVLQKLGGGVR